The genomic DNA CCCTTTAGGACCTTTTACCGTAACCGTGTTGTTTTCAACTGTTACTGTAACGCCTGCTGGGATGACGACTGGCTTTTTACCAATACGTGACATTTAAGACACCTCCGTTCTTTTTATGCGTGTATTACCAGATGTATGCGATCACTTCGCCGCCGACTTTTTGTTGGCGAGCTTCTTTGTCAGTCATTACACCTTTAGATGTTGAAACGATAGCGATTCCGAGACCACCGAGTACTTTCGGGATTTCATCAGCTTTCGCGTAAACGCGAAGACCTGGTTTCGAGATACGTTTGAGTCCAGTGATAACGCGCTCGTTGCTTGCGCCATATTTAAGGAATACGCGGAGCGTACCTTGTTTGCTGTCCTCGAGATATTCAACATCGCGGATGAAACCTTCACGTTTGAGGATTTCAGCGACTTCACGTTTGATTGTAGAAGCTGGCATTTCCAACTTCTCATGGCGAACCATGTTTGCATTACGAATGCGTGTAAGCATATCTGCAATCGGATCTGTCATAACCATGCGATGTACCTCCTTTCACAACTTTAATGAATTACCAGCTTGCTTTTTTAACACCAGGGATTTGACCTTTATGAGCAAGATCACGGAACTTAATACGGCTGATACCGAATTTACCAATGTAACCGTGTGGACGGCCAGTGATACTACAACGGTTGTGTAAACGAACCGCTGAAGAGTTACGTGGGAGTTTGCTCAAGCCGATGTAGTCGCCTTGTGCTTTCAATTCTGCGCGTTTTTCTGCGAAGCGCTCAACGAGTGCTTGACGTTTTACTTCACGTGCGATCATTGATTTCTTAGCCATGTTGTCGACCTCCCTTATTTTTGGAATGGCATGCCGAGTGATGTGAGAAGCTCACGTGACTCTTCATCCGTGTTAGCAGTAGTTACGATAACGATGTCCATACCACGGACTTTCGATACGCGATCGTAGTCGATCTCTGGGAAGATCAATTGTTCCTTCACGCCTAGCGTGTAGTTACCACGGCCATCGAAAGATTTTTTCGATACGCCACGGAAGTCACGTACACGTGGAAGTGACACGTTGATCAACTTGTCGAGGAATTCGTACATGCGCTCGCCACGAAGTGTAACCTTCGCACCGATTGGCATACCTTCACGAAGTTTGAAACCAGCGATTGATTTCTTAGCTTTCGTGATGAGTGGCTTCTGACCAGTGAGGAGCTGAAGCTCTTCGACTGCCATGTCAAGTGCCTTAGAGTTCGTAACAGCGTCACCAACACCCATGTTGATTACGATTTTATCGACTTTCGGCGCTTGCATTACAGAACTGTAGTTGAATTTCTCCATCATTACTTTGACGATTTCGTCTTGGTATTTAGCTTTTAAACGGTTCATCAGAAAGTGGACCTCCTTTCTTTAAATCTTCTTATTTATCTAAAGCTTCGCCCGATTTTTTAGCGATACGTACTTTCTTGCCGTCAACCACAGTGAAACCAACACGTGTTGGGTTACCTGTCTTAGGGTCGATGAGCATAACGTTCGATACGTGAATCGGTGCTTCTTTCTCGACAATTCCGCCTTGCGGGTTGAGTTGAGAAGGTTTTGAGTGTTTTTTGATCATGTTAACGCCTTCGACGATTACGCGATCTTTTTTAGGCATAGCTGTAAGAACAACGCCTTGTTTGCCTTTGTCTTTACCAGTCATAACCTGAACTTTATCACCTTTTTTGACATGCATCGTTAGAGCACCTCCTTGTAGGAATTCTTTGGAATTAAAGTACTTCCGGTGCCAACGAGACGATCTTCATGAAGTCTTTTTCACGAAGTTCGCGTGCGACTGGTCCGAAGATACGTGTGCCACGTGGGCTTTTGTCATCTTTGATGATGACTGCTGCGTTTTCGTCAAAACGGATGTACGAACCGTCTTTACGACGAACGCCACGTTTAGTACGAACGACTACTGCGCGTACAACTTCACCTTTTTTGACAACGCCACCTGGTGTTGCTTGTTTTACTGTACAAACAATTACGTCACCAATGTTAGCAGTTTTACGACCAGAACCACCGAGGACTTTGATCGTCAAGACTTCACGAGCTCCTGAGTTGTCTGCTACTTTTAAGCGAGATTCTTGTTGAATCATACGATTGTACCTCCCTCCGGATGTTTATTCACCCGAACTAATTAGAGTTTAGATGATTACTGCTTCTTCAATGACTTCTACGAGACGGAAACGTTTGTCCTTAGATAATGGACGTGTTTCTTGAATGCGTACAACATCACCGATTTTAGCTGTGTTGTTTTCATCATGCGCTTTGTACTTTTTAGAGTAGTTTACGCGTTTACCGTAAAGCTTGTGCTTTACTTTTGTTTCAACTGTAACTACGATCGTTTTGTCCATTTTGTCAGAAACGACGCGTCCAGTTAACACTTTGCGGTTGTTAGTGCGTTCCATTGAGTGTTCCTCCTCTCAGAATCCGAGTGAATTATGCGTTGTTGATGCCGAGTTCGCGTTCACGAAGAACGGTTTTCGCGCGTGCAATCGACTTGCGCACTTCACGGATACGAGCAGGGTTCTCAAGCTGACCAGTCGCGAGTTGGAAACGAAGGTTGAACAACTCTTCTTTCCACGAACCGACTTTACCGTTAAGCTCTTCAGTTGTTTGCTGACGGAGATCAGTTGCTTTCATTCGTATCACCACCATTTTCTTCACGTTTTACGAACTTACATTTTACTGGAAGTTTGTGTGATGCAAGACGGAGAGCTTCGCGTGCGATCTCTTCCGATACTCCTGCGATTTCGAACATTACTTTACCCGGTTTGACGACTGCTACCCAGCCCTCCGGAGCACCTTTACCTGAACCCATTCGGACTTCAAGAGGTTTTTTAGTGTATGGCTTGTGTGGGAAGATCTTGATCCACACTTTACCACCACGTTTCATATAACGAGTCATCGCGATACGCGCTGATTCGATTTGACGGCTAGTGATCCAGCTAGCTTCTTGAGCTTGGATACCGAACTCGCCGAAGTGTACTGTAGTACCACGTTTCGCTTTACCACGCATGTTGCCGCGGTGAACACGACGATATTTTACACGTTTTGGTAACAACATGTTGTGTTGCCTCCTTCCCTAGACGGATGTGGATTATTCTTCGTTTGCTGCTGCTTTTTTCGTAGGAAGCACTTCACCGTGGTGGAGCCATACTTTTACGCCAATTTTGCCGTAAGTTGTATCAGCTTCTGCAGTACCGTAATCGATGTCTGCACGGAGTGTATGAAGTGGAACTGTTCCTTCCGAATACTTCTCAGAACGAGCGATATCAGCGCCACCAAGACGACCAGAAACTTCAGTCTTGATTCCTTTGATACCTGAACGCATTGAGCGTTGGATTGATTGCTTCATAGCACGACGGAACGATACGCGACCTTCAAGTTGGCGAGCGATATTCTCAGCGACGAGCTTAGCAACTGCATCCGGGTTTTTCACTTCAACGACGTTAACGTGAACGCGTTTGCCTTTTGCAAGGTTAGTGATGTCTTTACGAAGTGTTTCGATTTCAGAACCGCCTTTACCGATAACCATACCAGGCTTAGCAGTGTGAAGTGAGATGTTCAAGCGGTTAGCTGCGCGCTCGATTTCTACTTTAGAGACACTAGCGTCTTTAAGACGTTTTTCGATATATTCACGAACTACGTAGTCTTCATGAAGGAGATCAGCATAGTCTTTATCTGCGAACCAACGTGATTCCCAGTCTTTGATGATACCTACGCGAAGACCAGTTGGGTTAATCTTCTGACCCACGGTAATCCCTCCTTATTTTTCAGATACCACGATGTGAACGTGGCTCGTACGTTTGTTGATGCGGCTTGCGCGACCCATTGCACGTGGGCGGAAACGTTTGAGCGTTGGACCTTCGTTTACGTAAGCCTCAGTGACTACGAGGTTTTCGATGTTCATGTCGAAGTTGTGCTCAGCGTTCGCGATTGCCGATTTCAATACTTTCTCAACGATTGGCGTTGCTGCCTTGTTCGTGTAAGCAAGAATCGAAAGTGCTTCGCCGATTTGCTTCCCGCGGATTAAGTCTACTACGAGACGTGCCTTACGAGGAGCAATGCGAACCATATTAGCCGATGCTTTTGATTGCATAATGAGTACCTCCCCTCAGATTAACGTTTCGTTTTCTTATCGTTTCCAGCATGTCCTTTGTAAGAACGTGTTGGAGCGAATTCACCAAGTTTGTGACCGACCATATCTTCTGTCACGTAAACCGGTACGTGTTTACGACCATCGTAGACAGCGATCGTGTGACCGATGAACTCTGGGAAGATTGTCGAGCGGCGTGACCAAGTTTTGATGACATGTTTGTCACCAGCTTCGTTGGCTTTATCAACCTTAGCGAGCAGATGGTGATCTGCGAATGGACCTTTTTTCAAGCTGCGACCCATAGTTGTACCTCCCTTTGGCATGATTCAGGAACGGTTCCTACGAACCGTCCAGAAATCATGTAATTATTTTTTAGAACGACGGACGATATATTTATCGCTCGCTTTGTTTTTCTTACGAGTTTTGTATCCGAGTGCCGGTTTACCCCAAGGAGTAAGTGGGCCCGAACGACCGATTGGAGCACGTCCTTCACCACCACCGTGTGGGTGATCGACTGGGTTCATGACAGAACCACGAACTGTAGGACGTTTTCCGAGCCAGCGTGAACGACCAGCTTTACCGATATTGACGAGCTCGTGCTCTTCATTACCGACAGCGCCGACTGTTGCACGGCAAGTAGCAAGGATCATACGAGTTTCGCCTGATTGAAGACGAACGATTGCGTATTTACCATCTTTACCGAGAAGCTGAGCAGAAGTACCAGCTGCGCGAACGAGCTGACCACCTTTACCTGGCTTAAGTTCGATGTTGTGGATCAACGTACCGACTGGGATGTTTGAAAGTGGAAGAGCATTACCGACTTTAATGTCAGCTTCTGGTCCAGCCATGACTTGCATGTCTACTTTCAAGCCTTTCGGTGCGAGGATGTAGCGTTTTTCACCATCGATGTAGTGGATCAATGCGATGTTAGCAGAGCGGTTTGGATCGTACTCAATTGTAGCGACACGACCAGCGATGCCATCCTTGTTCCGTTTGAAGTCGATGATACGATATTTACGTTTGTGTCCGCCACCTTGGTGACGTACTGTCAAGCGACCTTGGTTGTTACGTCCGCCCTTTTTCGAAAGCTTTTCAGTTAACGATTTTTCAGGACGTGAAGCCGTAATCTCAGCAAAGTCAAGTGCAGTCATATTACGACGACCGTTAGTGGTCGGTTTAAACTTTTTAATTCCCATCGAGAGTTCCCTCCTTTTCTACAGAGTTCCGATTAACCGAGGTAATCGAGTTCTTTGCTATCTGCAGTAAGCGTGACGACCGCTTTTTTGCGGCGTGCTGTGTAACCAGCGTGACGACCTACGCGTTTTGCTTTTGGTTTTGAGATCAATGTGTTGACTTTGTCAACTTTCACTCCGAAGATCGCTTCGACTGCATCTTTGATTTGAGTCTTAGATGCCTTCACGTCTACTTCGAATGTGTACTTTTTCTCAGCCATTTGGTTTACTGAACGTTCAGTAATGACAGGACGTTTGATAATGTCGTGTGTGTGTGCCATTATGCAAGCACCTCCTCTACTCTCGCAACAGCGTCCTTCGTAATGATGACTTTGTCATGAGCGACAAGATCAAGGACGTTTACACCTGCAGCGTCAACGACTGTGACACCTGGGATGTTGCGTGTTGAAAGAACGACTGACTCGTTGTAATCAGCAGTAACGACGAGAACTTTACGTTCGATTGAAAGAGCAGCGAATACTGCGATCATGTCCTTAGTTTTAGGAGCATCGATTGTCAATCCTTCAAGAACGATGAACTCGTTGTTAGCGACTTTCGAAGAAAGTGCTGAACGAAGTGCGAGACGACGAACCTTTTTAGGAAGTTTATAAGCGTACGAACGTGGTGTTGGACCGAAGACTGTTCCACCGCCAACCCATTGTGGCGAACGGATCGAACCTTGGCGTGCACGACCAGTACCTTTTTGTTTCCATGGTTTACGGCCGCCACCGCGAACTTCCGAGCGACCTTTTGTATCATGTGTACCTTGGCGACGTGAAGCTTGTTGCATGACGATTGCATCGTATACGACTGCTTCATTTGGCTCGATTCCGAAAACGGCATCTGCGAGCTCGATGTCTCCAACTTGTGTACCTGTTTGGTTAAGCAAAGCTACTTTAGGCATTCGTTATTCCTCCTTTCCTTGCAAACGGATTAGTTGCCTTTAACCGCAGTTTTGATGACAACTTGGCTCTTACGTGCGCCTGGGATAGCACCCTTGACGAGGAGTAAGCCGCGTTCTGCATCAACTTTTACGATTTCAAGGTTTTGAACAGTGATTTGCTCTCCACCCATGCGTCCAGGGAGCAATTTCCCTTTGAATACACGGTTAGGAGCAACAGGACCCATTGAACCTGGGCGACGGTGGTAACGCGAACCGTGAGCCATTGGACCACGTGATTGGTTGTGACGCTTGATTGCACCAGCGAAACCTTTACCTTTCGACGTACCTGTTACATCAACCATTTCGCCTGCAGCGAAAGTATCTGCTTTAATCTCTTGACCGATTTCGAAATCTGCTACTGATGTACGGATTTCTTTAATGAAGCGCTTAGGTGTCGCGTTTGCTTTCGCAGCGTGACCTTTTTGCGGTTTGTTTTGACGACCTTCTTTGATATCACCAAAGCCGAGTTGAACTGCTTCGTAACCGTCAACTTCCGTTGTTTTCAATTGAAGAACAACGTTACCTTCGACTGAAACGACAGTAACAGGGACGACTTCGCCTGACTCGTTGAAGATTTGTGTCATACCGAGTTTAGTTCCTAAGATTCCTTTAGCCATGAGATACACCTCCTAATATTGAATGATTTTGATCTTCTGGCTAGTATCAACTATCTATAGAAGAAAAATTAAAGTTTGATTTCGATGTCAACGCCCGATGGAAGTTCGAGACGCATAAGCGCATCAACAGTTTTCGGTGTTGGGTTAACGATGTCGATCAAACGTTTGTGTGTACGCATTTCGAACTGCTCACGAGCATCTTTGTACTTGTGAACGGCACGAAGTACTGTGTAGACCGCTTTCTCCGTTGGGAGTGGGATCGGACCAGATACAGTAGCACCTGAACGTTTTGCTGTGTCGACAATTTTCTCAGCCGATTGATCAAGCACGCGGTGATCGTATGCTTTCAAACGGATCCGAATTTTTTCATTTGCCATGTTATTTCCCTCCTTTTCGCCTATTTTGTAAATAGACATTCTCCGCGGAAATTTCCACACTAGCCATGGCAATGCCGCCTGGTGTGTCATAACCTCCCGCTTCATCGCGTTGTGTTTGTGACCAACATATTCTATCATACTGAATCACCAGCAAGATTGCAAGCATTAATAAAACAGAATATGTATTCAAGTCTCTCACCACTCGCACAAACACTTTCCTCAGTATATAAGATGTCAGACCATGTTGCAAGACTGTTTTCAAAGAAATGAAAAAAGGTCTTCCGCCACGGGAGACGGAAGACCTTTTTTGTCTTAAAAATTACTCAACGATTTCTGTAACTGATCCAGCGCCTACTGTACGGCCACCTTCACGGATTGAGAAACGAGTTTCTTTTTCAAGAGCGATTGGCGCGATGAGTTCAACAGTCAATTCGATGTTGTCCCCAGGCATTACCATTTCAGTTCCTTCTGGAAGTTGGCACATACCAGTTACGTCAGTTGTACGGAAGTAGAACTGTGGACGGTAGTTACCGAAGAATGGCGTGTGACGGCCACCCTCTTCTTTAGAGAGAACGTAAACTTGCGCTTTGAACTTTTTGTGTGGTGTGATTGTGTTTGGTTTCGCGAGAACTTGTCCACGCTCGATGTCGTCACGTGATACACCACGGAGAAGAGCACCGATGTTGTCGCCAGCTTCAGCATAGTCAAGAAGCTTACGGAACATCTCTACACCAGTACATACTGATTTTTTAGTTTCTTCGTGAAGACCAACGATTTCGATCTCGTCGTTGACTTTAAGAACTCCACGCTCAACGCGGCCAGTAGCAACTGTACCACGACCAGTGATTGAGAAGACATCCTCAACTGGCATCATGAAGTCTTTTTCAGTGTCACGAGTTGGTTCTGGGATGTACTCATCGACAGCTGCCATGAGTTCCATGATTTTTTCTTCCCATTTAGCTTCGCCGTTAAGCGCGCCAAGAGCAGACCCTTGGATAACTGGGAGGTCATCACCTGGGAAGTCATACTCAGAAAGAAGTTCACGGATTTCCATTTCGACGAGCTCAAGAAGCTCTTCGTCGTCAACCATGTCAACTTTGTTCATGAATACTACGATGAAAGGAACACCTACTTGACGTGAAAGCAAGATGTGCTCACGTGTTTGTGGCATTGGACCATCAGTTGCAGAAACAACGAGGATCGCGCCGTCCATTTGTGCAGCACCAGTGATCATGTTTTTAACATAGTCAGCGTGACCTGGGCAGTCAACGTGTGCATAGTGGCGTTTGTCTGTTTCGTACTCGATGTGAGCTGTTGCGATTGTGATACCGCGCTCGCGCTCTTCTGGAGCACCATCGATTTGGTCAAACTTAGTTGCAGCTTTACCTTGTGATTTTGCAAGTACAGCTGAGATAGCTGCTGTTAAAGTTGTTTTACCGTGGTCGACGTGGCCGATTGTACCAACGTTAACGTGCGGTTTAGAACGGTCGAATTTTTCCTTACCCATTCTGAATTCCTCCTCTATGTGTCTAATAATTTTTTATAACTAGGAAGGTGAGTCGTAAGATAACGTACACCTTCCTTAGCTTACACTAATCATAAAAGCGTGACAACCTGTGAAGGATTAGCCGTTTGCTTTTTTGATGATTTCTTCAGCAACTGATTTCGGTACTTCTTCGTAGTGATCGAAGTGCATCGAGTACGTTCCGCGACCTTGTGTGCGTGAACGAAGACCAGTAGCGTATCCAAACATTTCAGAAAGTGGAATCATTGAACGGACAACTTGAGCGTTACCGCGTGCTTCCATACCTTCTACGCGACCACGGCGTGATGTAACATCACCCATGATGTCTCCCATGTATTCGTCTGGGATAACGATTTCAACTTTCATCATTGGCTCAAGGATAACAGCGCCGCTCTTATCTTTAAGTTGTTTGACTGCCATTGAAGCCGCAACTTTAAATGCCATCTCGTTTGAGTCGACATCGTGGTACGATCCGAAGACGAGTGAAGCTTTTACGTCAACGACCGGGTAACCAGCAAGGATACCGTTTTGAAGTGCTTCTTCGATTCCGTGCTCAACCGCTGGGATGTATTCACGTGGAACAACACCACCGACGATTTTGTTGTTGAACTCGAAGCCAGCGCCTTCTTCGTTCGGCTCGAATTCTACGACGACGTGACCATACTGACCACGACCACCAGATTGACGAGCGAACTTCGAATCGATCTTCGCCGCTTGGCGGATCGTTTCACGGTAAGCTACTTGTGGAGCACCAACGTTTGCTTCGACTTTGAACTCGCGACGCATACGGTCAACGATGATGTCGAGGTGAAGCTCACCCATACCTGAGATGATCGTTTGACCAGTCTCTGGGTTTGTTTCAGTGCGGAACGTTGGATCCTCTTCAGCAAGCTTAGCGAGGGCTTGACCCATTTTATCTTGGTCAGCTTTCGTTTTTGGTTCGATAGCGACCGAGATAACTGGTTCTGGGAATGTCATTGATTCGAGAACG from Exiguobacterium sp. BMC-KP includes the following:
- the rpsH gene encoding 30S ribosomal protein S8 — encoded protein: MVMTDPIADMLTRIRNANMVRHEKLEMPASTIKREVAEILKREGFIRDVEYLEDSKQGTLRVFLKYGASNERVITGLKRISKPGLRVYAKADEIPKVLGGLGIAIVSTSKGVMTDKEARQQKVGGEVIAYIW
- the rpsN gene encoding 30S ribosomal protein S14 encodes the protein MAKKSMIAREVKRQALVERFAEKRAELKAQGDYIGLSKLPRNSSAVRLHNRCSITGRPHGYIGKFGISRIKFRDLAHKGQIPGVKKASW
- the rplE gene encoding 50S ribosomal protein L5 translates to MNRLKAKYQDEIVKVMMEKFNYSSVMQAPKVDKIVINMGVGDAVTNSKALDMAVEELQLLTGQKPLITKAKKSIAGFKLREGMPIGAKVTLRGERMYEFLDKLINVSLPRVRDFRGVSKKSFDGRGNYTLGVKEQLIFPEIDYDRVSKVRGMDIVIVTTANTDEESRELLTSLGMPFQK
- the rplX gene encoding 50S ribosomal protein L24; the protein is MHVKKGDKVQVMTGKDKGKQGVVLTAMPKKDRVIVEGVNMIKKHSKPSQLNPQGGIVEKEAPIHVSNVMLIDPKTGNPTRVGFTVVDGKKVRIAKKSGEALDK
- the rplN gene encoding 50S ribosomal protein L14; amino-acid sequence: MIQQESRLKVADNSGAREVLTIKVLGGSGRKTANIGDVIVCTVKQATPGGVVKKGEVVRAVVVRTKRGVRRKDGSYIRFDENAAVIIKDDKSPRGTRIFGPVARELREKDFMKIVSLAPEVL
- the rpsQ gene encoding 30S ribosomal protein S17 codes for the protein MERTNNRKVLTGRVVSDKMDKTIVVTVETKVKHKLYGKRVNYSKKYKAHDENNTAKIGDVVRIQETRPLSKDKRFRLVEVIEEAVII
- the rpmC gene encoding 50S ribosomal protein L29; this translates as MKATDLRQQTTEELNGKVGSWKEELFNLRFQLATGQLENPARIREVRKSIARAKTVLRERELGINNA
- the rplP gene encoding 50S ribosomal protein L16 is translated as MLLPKRVKYRRVHRGNMRGKAKRGTTVHFGEFGIQAQEASWITSRQIESARIAMTRYMKRGGKVWIKIFPHKPYTKKPLEVRMGSGKGAPEGWVAVVKPGKVMFEIAGVSEEIAREALRLASHKLPVKCKFVKREENGGDTNESN
- the rpsC gene encoding 30S ribosomal protein S3, yielding MGQKINPTGLRVGIIKDWESRWFADKDYADLLHEDYVVREYIEKRLKDASVSKVEIERAANRLNISLHTAKPGMVIGKGGSEIETLRKDITNLAKGKRVHVNVVEVKNPDAVAKLVAENIARQLEGRVSFRRAMKQSIQRSMRSGIKGIKTEVSGRLGGADIARSEKYSEGTVPLHTLRADIDYGTAEADTTYGKIGVKVWLHHGEVLPTKKAAANEE
- the rplV gene encoding 50S ribosomal protein L22, encoding MQSKASANMVRIAPRKARLVVDLIRGKQIGEALSILAYTNKAATPIVEKVLKSAIANAEHNFDMNIENLVVTEAYVNEGPTLKRFRPRAMGRASRINKRTSHVHIVVSEK
- the rpsS gene encoding 30S ribosomal protein S19, which translates into the protein MGRSLKKGPFADHHLLAKVDKANEAGDKHVIKTWSRRSTIFPEFIGHTIAVYDGRKHVPVYVTEDMVGHKLGEFAPTRSYKGHAGNDKKTKR
- the rplB gene encoding 50S ribosomal protein L2, which gives rise to MGIKKFKPTTNGRRNMTALDFAEITASRPEKSLTEKLSKKGGRNNQGRLTVRHQGGGHKRKYRIIDFKRNKDGIAGRVATIEYDPNRSANIALIHYIDGEKRYILAPKGLKVDMQVMAGPEADIKVGNALPLSNIPVGTLIHNIELKPGKGGQLVRAAGTSAQLLGKDGKYAIVRLQSGETRMILATCRATVGAVGNEEHELVNIGKAGRSRWLGKRPTVRGSVMNPVDHPHGGGEGRAPIGRSGPLTPWGKPALGYKTRKKNKASDKYIVRRSKK
- the rplW gene encoding 50S ribosomal protein L23; protein product: MAHTHDIIKRPVITERSVNQMAEKKYTFEVDVKASKTQIKDAVEAIFGVKVDKVNTLISKPKAKRVGRHAGYTARRKKAVVTLTADSKELDYLG
- the rplD gene encoding 50S ribosomal protein L4; its protein translation is MPKVALLNQTGTQVGDIELADAVFGIEPNEAVVYDAIVMQQASRRQGTHDTKGRSEVRGGGRKPWKQKGTGRARQGSIRSPQWVGGGTVFGPTPRSYAYKLPKKVRRLALRSALSSKVANNEFIVLEGLTIDAPKTKDMIAVFAALSIERKVLVVTADYNESVVLSTRNIPGVTVVDAAGVNVLDLVAHDKVIITKDAVARVEEVLA
- the rplC gene encoding 50S ribosomal protein L3, which encodes MAKGILGTKLGMTQIFNESGEVVPVTVVSVEGNVVLQLKTTEVDGYEAVQLGFGDIKEGRQNKPQKGHAAKANATPKRFIKEIRTSVADFEIGQEIKADTFAAGEMVDVTGTSKGKGFAGAIKRHNQSRGPMAHGSRYHRRPGSMGPVAPNRVFKGKLLPGRMGGEQITVQNLEIVKVDAERGLLLVKGAIPGARKSQVVIKTAVKGN
- the rpsJ gene encoding 30S ribosomal protein S10 — encoded protein: MANEKIRIRLKAYDHRVLDQSAEKIVDTAKRSGATVSGPIPLPTEKAVYTVLRAVHKYKDAREQFEMRTHKRLIDIVNPTPKTVDALMRLELPSGVDIEIKL
- the tuf gene encoding elongation factor Tu — translated: MGKEKFDRSKPHVNVGTIGHVDHGKTTLTAAISAVLAKSQGKAATKFDQIDGAPEERERGITIATAHIEYETDKRHYAHVDCPGHADYVKNMITGAAQMDGAILVVSATDGPMPQTREHILLSRQVGVPFIVVFMNKVDMVDDEELLELVEMEIRELLSEYDFPGDDLPVIQGSALGALNGEAKWEEKIMELMAAVDEYIPEPTRDTEKDFMMPVEDVFSITGRGTVATGRVERGVLKVNDEIEIVGLHEETKKSVCTGVEMFRKLLDYAEAGDNIGALLRGVSRDDIERGQVLAKPNTITPHKKFKAQVYVLSKEEGGRHTPFFGNYRPQFYFRTTDVTGMCQLPEGTEMVMPGDNIELTVELIAPIALEKETRFSIREGGRTVGAGSVTEIVE